A segment of the Leptotrichia massiliensis genome:
ATGCACCTCACAGAAAAGGTGACTTAAGAAGAGCAAGAGCTGCAGCTGTAAACATTGTTCCTAACTCAACAGGAGCTGCAAAAGCAATCGGATTAGTAGTACCTGAATTAAACGGAAAATTAGATGGAGCTGCTCAAAGAGTACCTGTTCCAACTGGTTCATTAACTGAATTAGTATCTATCTTAGAGAAAAAAGTAACTGTAGAAGAAGTAAATGCAGCTATGAAAGCGGCAGCTAACGAATCATTCGGATATACTGAAGAAGAATTAGTATCTTCTGACATCGTTGGAATTCACTTCGGATCATTATTTGATGCAACACAAACAAAAATCGTTCAAAACGGAGATACTCAATTAGTTAAAACAGTATCTTGGTATGACAACGAAATGTCTTATACAGCTCAATTAATCAGAACTTTAGGATACTTCGCAAGCAAAATTGCTAAATAATTGATTTTAAACAGAAATCTTAAAAATTAACTTTGAAAATCGGCTAGAAATAGTCGGTTTTCTTTTTTGTATTATTTGTATTATAAAAAATTAATAAATTTATTTTTAAATTTCTATTTTTTTTAAATATGTGTTATACTACAATAAAATTATTTTAAAACCAAACTCAAAGGTTAGGATTATTTTGTTTAATTCTTGAATTTTTAGCTATTTACAGAGGTTCAAACATACTTTATAAAACTGAAAGGAAATATAGTTTATGGAAAAAGGGATTGTTGTTGCAAGTTATGGAACTGTACATACTGAGACATTAAAAAAAACAATTGAAGTTATAGAAAATAACGTAAAGAAAAAATATGGAGAAAAGAATTTTGAACGTGCATTTACATCTAAAAGAGTATGCCATAAACTGAAAACTGAAAAAAATTATTTAGTCTTTAATCATGAAGAAGCTCTAAATGCTTTAAAAAATAAAGGTTTTAATAATATTGTAACAATGTCACTTCATATTTTGGATGGAGTTGAGTACAAAAAATTGAATAATAAATATGGAAAAATTTCAGAACCGTTATTGTTTGCGGAAGAAGATTATGAAAAAATTGTTGAAAATGAGGAATTTAATGATACAAAAGACAATTATGCAATTATTTTTGTAGGACACGGTTCAGAAGATATTTCGGATAAAAGTTATGAAAAGTTACAGAAAAAATATGAAAAAGCTGGAAAAAACAATATTTTTATTGGAACAATTGAAGGAAAGATTCAAATTTCAGATATTTTAGAGAAATTACAAAATACAGATTATAAAAAAATACTAATAAAACCTTTTTTAATAGTTGCTGGAAAACATGCAAAAAAAGACATTATGTCAGATACTGAAAATTCATGGAAAACAATTTTTGAAAAAAATGGATATATTGTGGAAACAGAATTAGTAGGAATGGGAGAATATCAGTTTATTCAAGAAATGTTTATGAAAAAGCTGGAAAAAATATTATAAATTAAGGAGAGATTTATGGTTAAAATAGAAGTTGCAAAACCGATAAATTTTAATGAGCTTATCACATCTAAGGAAGCCGAAGTTGTAAGCATGAGAATCTTAAATCAGCCAAATAGCTATATTTCTTTATTCTCTTTAGCAAAAGATGAGGAAATAACCGCAGAAGCTATGCTTGGAAACCGTTATTATTACTGCTTTAATGGTAATGGAGAAATTTTTATTGAAAATAATAAAAAAACAATTTCCAATGGAGATTTTCTTGAAATCACAGCAAATCATAATTACTC
Coding sequences within it:
- a CDS encoding sirohydrochlorin cobaltochelatase — its product is MEKGIVVASYGTVHTETLKKTIEVIENNVKKKYGEKNFERAFTSKRVCHKLKTEKNYLVFNHEEALNALKNKGFNNIVTMSLHILDGVEYKKLNNKYGKISEPLLFAEEDYEKIVENEEFNDTKDNYAIIFVGHGSEDISDKSYEKLQKKYEKAGKNNIFIGTIEGKIQISDILEKLQNTDYKKILIKPFLIVAGKHAKKDIMSDTENSWKTIFEKNGYIVETELVGMGEYQFIQEMFMKKLEKIL